In the Arachis ipaensis cultivar K30076 chromosome B04, Araip1.1, whole genome shotgun sequence genome, ATCCAATAGTAAAAAAAACTATGGTGGCGCCAACGGCAGCCGCAAACATAAAAGGACGGTGCCACCACCCGAGTCTACAGGTGTTGCTGTAATAACTAAGTAAGGGATGGAACTCAGAGCTAGAAACGGCTTCGATGAGCCATACCAAAGAGGTCCATTTATCCGGTATTCTGAACTCCACAAAGATTGGTATTAGCTATGCTATCTGGACAGCGTTGACAAGGTGGATCCCGACAACGATGGAGGCCACCAAAACTAGCTTCCACACTGAGATTGGCTCCGCCGGTGTGGAGCCTGATTCTGTCGGTGAACTCAGGGCTATTGAAGAAGAAGGTTTGTAACTGCGCACAAAGAAAAAATTTTGGAGGGAGGTAGAAGGTATCAGGCACAAAGAggaaggtattagaaattgggcACAAAGATGAGCAGTTTTGGAGGGAGGTAGTCCTCTGCTAGTcaagaggtgggttaaaataaatCATCATCACCTTCTTTTTCTTCAACCAAAGCTTTATTTTAACAAACTCTTATTTTAACCAACCTCTTGTCCAGCCAAGGACTACCTCCCTCCAAAGCTTCTCCTCTTTTTGTCCACTTTCGAATACCTTCCTCTTTGTGCCCGATACCTTCTATCTCCCTCCAGACTCTCTTCTTTGTGCCCAGTTACATACATTCTTCTTTGATAGCTAAGAGTTCATCGAGTTCACCGACATAATCAAGCTCCACACTGGCGTAGCCAATCTCAATGTGGAAGCTGGTTTTGGTGGCCTCCATCGCTGTCGGAATCCACCTTGTCAACGCTGTCCAGATAGCATGGCTAATACCAATCTATGTGGAGTTCGGAATATCGGATAAATGGACCTCTTTGGTGTGGCACGTCGGCGCCGTTTCTAGCTCTGTTTTTCATCCCTTCCTTAGTTATTACAGCAACACCTGTAAACTTGGGTGGCGGCATCATCCTTTTATGTTTGCGGGTGCCGTTGGCGCCACCATATCTTTTTGGACAATTGGATTCGCCAAAGACATTAGGTACGCCTTTGGAGACAACCTCTGCGAGTATACTCAGTATCGCGCCTTAATCATTTTTGGGATCGGATTGTGGATGTTGGAGATTTTGATCAAAATGATCGATGCTCGCTACAGAGACCTCCTTGATGATCTTGCCAGCAGAGACCAATCAAAGAACAGACTGGCATACCAGTTCTTCTCATTCATCATGGCAGTCAGAACTGAACTGGGTTAATTGGCCGCATTATTTAGCAGATTCGATGTTATGTTGGCATTCACCATGACAAAAGCATGTGATAGGTTCTGAGCAAATGCGAAAAGCATATCAATTTTCTCAATCCTTCTTCTACCGTTATTGACGGCTGTGGCTCTGTTCTTCATCCAGAACAAGATAGCATTAGCTGAGGAGGAGTCAAGTGTGAGGGAAGAGGAAGATGACAGATGCGCACTAGTTAAATGCTTCCGAGAAATGTTTCGGACCATGAAGATGCTGAATAACATGTTGGGTTTTACCTATCACATGCTTTTGTCACGGTGAATGCCAAAAAAACATCGAATCTGCTAAATAAGGTAGCCAAGTAACCCAGTTCGTTTCTGACTGCCATGAAGAATGAGAAGAATTGGTATGCCAGTCTGATCTTTGGTTGGTCTCTGCTGGAAAGATCAACCAGGAAGTCTCTGCAGCGGGCCTCGATCATGTTGATCGAAATCTCCAACATCTATAATCCGATCCCAAAAATGATTAAGGTGCGATGCTGAGTATACTCGGAGAGGTTGTCTCCAAAGGCGTACCCAATGTCTCTGGCGAATCCAATAGTAAAAAAAGCTATGGTGGTGCCAACGACACCCGTAAACATAAAAGGACGGTGCCGCCACCCGAATTTACAGGTGTTGCTGTAATAACTAAGTAAGGGATGGAACTCAGAGCTAGAAACGTCACCGATGAGCCACACCAAAGAGGTCCATTTATCCGGTATTCTGAAATCCACAAAGATTGGTATTAGCTATGCTATCTGGACAGCGTTGACAAGGTGGATCCCGATAGCGATGGAGGCCACCAAAATAAGCTTCCACACTGAGATTGGCTCCGCCGGT is a window encoding:
- the LOC107636980 gene encoding putative sucrose transport protein SUC6, whose translation is MWKLVLVASIAVGIHLVNAVQIAWLIPIYVEFGISDKWTSLVWHVGAVSSSVFHPFLSYYSNTCKLGWRHHPFMFAGAVGATISFWTIGFAKDIRYAFGDNLCEYTQYRALIIFGIGLWMLEILIKMIDARYRDLLDDLASRDQSKNRLAYQFFSFIMAVRTELG